From one Mycobacterium sp. JS623 genomic stretch:
- a CDS encoding Rv3717 family N-acetylmuramoyl-L-alanine amidase, with translation MNNLVAALAAVATTALSLLATPVALADSDVAGRIVFLDPGHNGSNDASISRQVPTGRGGTKDCQTTGTATADGYPEHSFTWDTTLRVRAALTDLGIRSALSRGDDTSVGPCVDARAAAANGLQPDAIVSIHADGGPPTGNGFHVNFSDPPLNQAQKGPALELATQTRDQLVAAGFSPANYIGRSGLYGRADLTGLNLAQYPAVLIELGNMRNPAEASAMESPAGRQRYADAIVNGIVAFLRAQKAGHS, from the coding sequence ATGAACAACTTGGTCGCTGCGCTCGCTGCAGTGGCGACGACTGCGCTGTCGCTTCTGGCGACGCCAGTCGCCCTGGCTGACTCCGACGTCGCCGGCAGGATCGTTTTCCTCGACCCCGGTCACAACGGGTCCAACGATGCCTCAATCAGCCGCCAGGTCCCCACTGGCCGCGGTGGAACCAAGGACTGTCAGACCACCGGCACCGCCACCGCCGACGGCTACCCAGAGCACTCCTTCACCTGGGACACCACATTGCGAGTGCGGGCAGCACTGACCGACCTCGGCATCCGATCGGCGCTCTCCCGCGGCGACGACACCTCGGTCGGACCGTGTGTGGACGCCCGAGCCGCGGCGGCGAACGGATTGCAGCCCGATGCCATCGTCAGCATCCACGCCGACGGGGGCCCGCCCACCGGCAACGGTTTTCACGTCAACTTCTCTGACCCGCCCCTCAACCAGGCCCAGAAGGGGCCAGCCCTCGAGTTGGCCACACAGACGCGGGACCAACTCGTCGCCGCGGGATTCTCACCGGCCAACTACATCGGCCGCTCTGGCCTCTACGGTCGAGCCGATCTCACCGGCCTCAACCTCGCCCAGTATCCCGCGGTGTTGATCGAGCTAGGCAACATGCGAAACCCAGCAGAGGCCAGCGCCATGGAGAGCCCCGCCGGCCGGCAACGCTACGCAGACGCCATCGTGAACGGCATCGTCGCCTTTCTGCGCGCTCAGAAGGCCGGCCACAGCTGA
- a CDS encoding FtsK/SpoIIIE domain-containing protein, producing the protein MTHPDAPQPRHAQSYWLTPSRSLTGGCLLLAGIGLLMYMVGRLGHPHYVEFASLLWIPAVIATSLGAGWVFQRPTATTHRGQEHTAPAPAPLEQSPPPGPQVVLGGGDIDRIRQLLSGKFPFELLDSAVHYDDTTGRLMSYALRAIVPGYLADRRNATMVAQRLQGAVAGDWLVDVDSARDQVTVTRKKPFPPWVAPPLPEVIIDSPEEAIRRYDKFTIGIGVDELGERLEYALKDYHHWLIIGGTGSGKSVFVRGIIEQLRAGGIPILAGDGKGTDYTSLNGEAQMVMISSSPAEHPRLVHAAVQELSRRRRVAQERKAAGHPDPMGFPAWAIILDEFATMRNEVAGLYEEHPGKDNAFVEDLRVMFKVGREFRMHMMLSTQDLYARTIPRDILGQCKLIITLGPPSDMTLKQAFTQEMEPKARRVGELISPESQGRGLVAVPETASVKEFQSYWSYTPGTDIDGPKVPEGIRGLWRTYRDNVSRKIPKLYSRQWFCVEDPEFASLPMAELHALKMVNLDLDDGTPDPQMFQYDKSRDDYNGHLRGSDHDGALRELKRPTVQPSPAPSDLPAVSGENCQPM; encoded by the coding sequence GTGACACACCCCGATGCGCCGCAGCCGCGCCACGCCCAGTCCTACTGGCTCACTCCCAGCCGCAGTCTCACCGGCGGCTGCCTGCTCTTGGCCGGTATCGGACTGTTGATGTACATGGTGGGACGGCTGGGTCACCCTCACTATGTCGAATTCGCTTCACTGCTCTGGATCCCGGCGGTCATCGCGACATCCTTGGGGGCCGGATGGGTGTTCCAACGCCCAACTGCCACCACCCATAGAGGCCAAGAGCACACCGCGCCCGCGCCGGCGCCACTCGAACAGTCGCCTCCACCGGGTCCCCAGGTCGTGCTCGGCGGCGGCGACATCGACCGGATCAGACAGCTGCTCTCGGGCAAGTTCCCCTTCGAACTCCTCGACTCAGCGGTGCACTACGACGACACCACCGGCAGGCTGATGTCCTACGCCCTGCGTGCCATCGTCCCCGGATACCTCGCCGATAGGCGCAACGCCACCATGGTCGCCCAACGGCTACAGGGTGCGGTCGCCGGCGACTGGCTCGTCGACGTCGACTCCGCACGTGATCAAGTCACCGTCACACGCAAAAAGCCCTTCCCTCCGTGGGTAGCCCCCCCGCTGCCCGAAGTCATCATCGACAGCCCCGAGGAGGCCATCCGTCGATACGACAAGTTCACCATCGGGATCGGCGTCGATGAACTTGGTGAGCGGCTCGAATATGCGCTCAAGGATTACCACCACTGGCTGATCATCGGTGGAACAGGCTCGGGCAAGAGCGTTTTCGTGCGCGGCATCATCGAACAACTGCGCGCCGGAGGAATACCGATCTTGGCTGGGGACGGCAAGGGTACCGACTACACCAGTCTCAACGGTGAGGCGCAGATGGTCATGATCTCCTCCAGCCCCGCTGAGCATCCGCGCCTGGTTCACGCTGCGGTGCAGGAGCTGTCCCGACGCCGGCGGGTCGCACAGGAACGCAAGGCGGCCGGCCACCCCGACCCCATGGGCTTTCCGGCGTGGGCCATCATCCTCGACGAATTCGCCACCATGCGCAACGAAGTTGCCGGACTCTACGAGGAGCACCCAGGCAAAGACAACGCCTTCGTCGAGGATCTGCGCGTGATGTTCAAGGTGGGCCGTGAATTTCGCATGCACATGATGCTGTCCACCCAGGATCTCTACGCCAGGACCATCCCCCGCGACATCCTCGGGCAGTGCAAGCTCATCATCACTCTTGGCCCACCGAGCGACATGACACTCAAGCAGGCGTTCACCCAAGAGATGGAACCAAAGGCCCGACGAGTCGGCGAACTCATCAGCCCGGAGTCGCAAGGCCGCGGCCTGGTCGCCGTGCCCGAGACCGCGTCGGTGAAAGAATTCCAGTCGTACTGGAGCTACACGCCCGGCACCGACATCGACGGCCCGAAAGTGCCGGAAGGTATTCGCGGGCTCTGGCGCACGTATCGCGACAACGTTTCTCGCAAGATCCCGAAACTCTATAGCCGGCAATGGTTCTGCGTGGAGGATCCCGAGTTCGCGTCTCTGCCCATGGCCGAGCTGCACGCCTTGAAGATGGTCAACCTCGACCTCGACGACGGCACCCCCGACCCGCAGATGTTCCAGTACGACAAGAGCCGCGACGACTACAATGGCCACCTACGCGGATCCGACCACGACGGGGCGCTACGAGAACTCAAACGACCCACAGTCCAGCCGAGCCCGGCACCGTCAGACCTACCCGCCGTCAGCGGTGAGAACTGCCAACCCATGTGA
- a CDS encoding helix-turn-helix domain-containing protein, with product MSRRVLRGFDADTFATLRRERGFSVSDLARLSGTSLSTIHHWESGRRTPQIDILATVMTVLAAPIDAVVRIVEDQRFPGDWRVMKGLTQPQLAAQAQLPTATVQRIERGEHPLSEANAHTLSGLLGISPQTYRDAYHRARQRPPGTSC from the coding sequence ATGAGCCGACGCGTTCTGCGCGGCTTCGACGCCGACACGTTCGCGACACTGCGCCGCGAGCGGGGATTCAGCGTCAGCGACCTGGCACGGCTGTCGGGGACATCGCTGAGCACCATCCACCACTGGGAGTCCGGGCGGCGAACGCCGCAGATCGACATCCTGGCCACCGTCATGACCGTCCTGGCGGCACCGATTGACGCCGTTGTGCGCATCGTGGAAGACCAGCGCTTCCCCGGCGATTGGCGGGTCATGAAGGGGCTCACTCAGCCGCAACTGGCCGCTCAAGCCCAGCTGCCCACCGCGACCGTGCAGCGGATCGAACGCGGAGAACACCCGTTGTCGGAGGCCAACGCTCACACGTTGTCTGGTCTGCTCGGCATCAGCCCGCAGACCTATCGCGACGCCTACCATCGTGCCCGCCAACGCCCCCCGGGTACGTCCTGCTGA
- a CDS encoding metallophosphoesterase family protein, which produces MAVNNAGNTKQSWIKRAGNAAKRLRAPASSRIVRLLVIADMAPELPSDVEGFLDVEAVDVVVLAGDLFSGDLRGLTQTSRPTLGVYGNHCDGMYLANMGFTNLHLSAVDVAGLTFTGLEGCVRYKAGTSDILYTQEEYRQMVQQLPAADVLVTHCPPRGINDHQDPAHHGIDALRTWVEARHPRLVIHGHTYPRSPMTAFGPTRIEYVQGSRIVTFAT; this is translated from the coding sequence ATGGCCGTCAACAACGCTGGGAACACCAAGCAGTCATGGATCAAGAGAGCTGGCAACGCCGCCAAACGACTGCGCGCGCCGGCGTCCTCGCGGATAGTACGCCTGCTCGTCATTGCGGACATGGCGCCCGAACTCCCCAGTGACGTCGAAGGCTTCCTCGACGTCGAAGCAGTCGACGTCGTAGTGCTCGCCGGGGACCTCTTCTCGGGCGACCTCCGAGGATTGACCCAGACAAGCCGCCCCACGCTCGGTGTCTATGGAAACCACTGCGACGGAATGTATCTGGCCAACATGGGTTTTACCAACCTTCATCTGTCCGCTGTCGACGTGGCGGGGCTGACGTTCACGGGGCTTGAGGGATGCGTCCGCTACAAAGCCGGAACTAGCGACATCCTCTATACACAGGAAGAGTATCGGCAAATGGTGCAACAGCTACCGGCCGCCGATGTCCTCGTCACCCACTGCCCACCACGGGGGATCAACGATCACCAGGACCCCGCGCACCACGGCATCGACGCGTTGCGGACCTGGGTCGAAGCACGACATCCGCGCCTGGTGATTCACGGGCACACCTACCCCCGGTCTCCGATGACGGCATTCGGCCCAACTCGCATCGAATACGTGCAGGGAAGCCGGATCGTGACGTTCGCTACCTGA
- a CDS encoding HNH endonuclease family protein translates to MTGLLLDALAGASRRGGRRYRPRTRIITAVMALAISLGAYGAWAMRPLTAEPTVTVAAPPSQVNQFNDLIVQVSVVDEIDPASGYERGCGTNKQTGQKEGCVFGPAWNDPASTTGCDTRSTVLAAQLHDVTFKPGTRNCKVTSGWLMDPYSGQRITLSQTQIDHVVPLHRAFDAGAWAWTAARRQQFANDQRNLLAVSAHANQSKQDLGPGEWLPANTAQQCPYVVRYLSVVVAYQLPITTSDKAAAVAACGQTP, encoded by the coding sequence ATGACCGGGCTGCTACTCGACGCCTTGGCGGGAGCATCGAGACGGGGTGGAAGGCGGTACCGGCCGCGCACGCGCATCATCACCGCCGTGATGGCGCTGGCAATCTCGCTCGGCGCGTACGGCGCCTGGGCGATGCGCCCCCTCACAGCGGAACCGACCGTCACGGTAGCGGCTCCGCCGTCACAGGTGAACCAGTTCAACGACCTCATCGTGCAGGTAAGCGTCGTCGACGAGATCGACCCCGCGTCGGGCTACGAACGTGGATGCGGCACCAACAAGCAGACCGGGCAGAAGGAAGGATGCGTCTTCGGCCCCGCTTGGAACGATCCGGCCTCGACGACAGGGTGCGACACCCGCAGCACCGTACTGGCCGCCCAGCTGCACGACGTCACCTTCAAGCCGGGCACGCGCAACTGCAAAGTGACCTCCGGCTGGCTCATGGACCCGTACTCCGGACAGCGAATCACGTTGTCGCAAACCCAAATCGATCACGTCGTGCCACTCCATCGCGCCTTCGACGCCGGAGCGTGGGCATGGACTGCGGCCCGGCGGCAACAGTTCGCCAACGATCAACGCAACCTGCTCGCCGTGTCCGCCCACGCCAACCAGTCCAAGCAAGACCTCGGGCCTGGTGAATGGCTACCTGCCAACACCGCACAACAGTGCCCGTACGTCGTGCGCTACCTCAGCGTCGTGGTGGCTTACCAGCTGCCCATCACGACGTCCGACAAGGCGGCCGCCGTGGCCGCGTGCGGTCAGACGCCATGA
- a CDS encoding DNA N-6-adenine-methyltransferase (Dam), whose protein sequence is MAPRWLVEALGPFDLDPCPPPGPQPWPTAARCITDASANGLRAPWSGVVWLNPPPATRPQWLARLADHAEGGIALTPARPDSRWFAEHVWAKATAVVFVYGRLRPPARSEVVSGQPPAPVATALIAYGDACAARLRQAVEHGVLDGAVVLGWDAPRRQLSLFDTVTASPPERFGINTSA, encoded by the coding sequence TTGGCTCCGCGCTGGCTCGTCGAAGCCCTCGGTCCCTTCGATCTGGACCCGTGTCCCCCGCCAGGACCGCAACCGTGGCCCACCGCGGCGCGGTGCATCACCGACGCTTCTGCGAACGGGTTACGGGCGCCATGGAGCGGAGTCGTGTGGCTCAATCCACCACCTGCCACAAGACCGCAATGGTTGGCGCGCCTGGCGGACCACGCCGAGGGGGGCATCGCACTGACTCCCGCGCGGCCCGACTCGAGGTGGTTCGCCGAACACGTGTGGGCGAAAGCCACAGCGGTCGTCTTCGTATACGGACGCCTACGTCCACCCGCACGGTCCGAGGTAGTGAGCGGCCAGCCACCGGCACCGGTGGCCACCGCGCTCATCGCCTACGGCGATGCGTGCGCCGCACGCTTGCGCCAGGCTGTCGAGCACGGAGTCCTTGACGGCGCCGTGGTCTTGGGGTGGGATGCCCCCCGCCGTCAACTGAGCCTCTTTGACACCGTAACCGCGTCGCCCCCAGAGCGTTTCGGCATCAACACATCCGCGTAA